The following are from one region of the Microbacterium sp. BK668 genome:
- a CDS encoding DUF6049 family protein yields the protein MHARLCALAAAVALLLAPSASSASAAASVIEAAAPTPTPAPSAEPGEAVFTLSPISSGLIQPGQPLNVSVTMTNDTDTTTLGGTVSIGFGTAAFTSRGDLDDWLDGDTTGSAVTEVGLASFPAVAARSGETQGVTVDAGVPAISSLGPGAYPVVATLTTPTAAYTSTSVVVVAGDTTREVGVGVVVPITAQATGAGLLTAAELDELTSPEGSLTAQLDAVDGTEAILAVDPAVVAAIRVLGTSAPESAAAWLTRLMAIPNTRFALQYGDADVASQVQAGIVPLLEPTSLSYAMTPADFTPIPSETSAPTPSPTPTGDPTAGVYPDMATLLDIGVARAGVFWPETGTAGSSVVAALGGEPVDGQESLTVIPSTTTIAGVDGATIPARGDAGSAPVLVYDAAVSEQLEEASALDEGALRNAHLAAATAFLSFALAETDGAPLLVTVDRGENRSRVALRTAISTALQAPSAVPSTLGALANAPASAVEVTDVPPDDARVAAASGLVSGEEQLTQFASVLDDPSQITGRERNEILQLLGEGWRSDPEAWGVALSAHREATVATLGSVGILRASPIQLITSGAIIPVWIRNDLPYPVNVTLLAAPDDLRLEVQESTQVVAQPQSNTRVEVPVQAQIGSGDVTIALELRSPTGVRIGEPQVREVHVRADWEGIGLVILAVLAVGFVLLGVVRTILRRRRARAEAGPEAQTHADAEAGPEAQTHADTEAGPGTHADAHPGPEPGADADTETRRDAERGTVEEEKS from the coding sequence GTGCATGCTCGGCTGTGCGCGCTCGCCGCGGCCGTGGCGCTGCTCCTGGCTCCGTCCGCTTCCTCCGCGAGCGCCGCGGCATCCGTCATCGAGGCGGCGGCACCCACGCCCACCCCCGCGCCCAGCGCCGAGCCGGGCGAGGCGGTCTTCACGCTGTCGCCGATCTCGAGCGGGCTGATCCAGCCGGGCCAGCCGCTCAACGTTTCGGTGACGATGACGAACGACACCGACACGACCACCCTCGGCGGGACCGTCTCGATCGGCTTCGGCACGGCCGCCTTCACCAGCCGGGGCGATCTCGACGACTGGCTCGACGGCGACACGACGGGATCCGCGGTCACCGAGGTCGGCCTCGCGAGCTTCCCCGCCGTGGCCGCCCGCAGCGGCGAGACGCAGGGGGTGACGGTGGATGCCGGCGTCCCGGCGATCTCCAGCCTCGGCCCCGGCGCCTACCCCGTCGTCGCGACCCTCACGACGCCGACCGCGGCCTACACGTCCACGAGCGTCGTCGTCGTGGCCGGCGACACGACGCGGGAGGTCGGGGTCGGTGTGGTCGTGCCCATCACGGCACAGGCGACGGGGGCGGGCCTGCTCACCGCGGCGGAGCTCGACGAGCTGACCTCTCCCGAGGGGTCGCTGACCGCGCAGCTCGACGCGGTCGACGGCACCGAGGCGATCCTCGCCGTGGATCCCGCCGTCGTGGCCGCGATCCGCGTGCTGGGGACGTCTGCGCCCGAGAGCGCCGCCGCCTGGCTCACGCGCCTCATGGCCATCCCCAACACGCGCTTCGCCCTTCAGTACGGCGACGCCGACGTCGCCTCACAGGTGCAGGCGGGCATCGTGCCGCTCCTGGAGCCGACCTCCCTCTCGTACGCGATGACCCCGGCGGACTTCACGCCGATACCGAGCGAGACGTCCGCTCCCACGCCGAGCCCCACCCCGACCGGCGATCCCACCGCGGGGGTGTACCCCGACATGGCGACCCTGCTCGACATCGGGGTCGCGCGAGCGGGGGTCTTCTGGCCCGAGACCGGTACCGCCGGCTCATCCGTGGTCGCGGCACTCGGCGGTGAGCCCGTCGACGGACAGGAGAGCCTCACCGTCATCCCCTCCACGACGACGATCGCGGGCGTCGACGGCGCGACGATCCCGGCCCGTGGAGACGCCGGGTCGGCGCCGGTGCTGGTGTACGACGCAGCCGTGTCCGAGCAGCTGGAAGAGGCATCCGCCCTCGACGAGGGAGCGCTGCGCAACGCGCACCTGGCAGCAGCCACCGCCTTCCTGTCGTTCGCCCTCGCCGAGACCGACGGCGCCCCCCTGCTCGTGACGGTCGACCGCGGCGAGAATCGCTCCCGGGTTGCTCTGCGCACGGCGATCAGCACCGCCCTTCAGGCGCCGTCCGCCGTTCCTTCCACACTCGGCGCGCTCGCCAATGCGCCCGCATCCGCCGTCGAGGTGACCGACGTCCCCCCTGACGACGCACGCGTGGCCGCGGCATCCGGACTCGTCTCGGGCGAGGAGCAGCTCACCCAATTCGCATCCGTGCTCGATGATCCGAGCCAGATCACGGGCCGCGAGCGCAACGAGATCCTCCAGCTGCTCGGCGAGGGATGGCGCAGCGATCCGGAGGCGTGGGGGGTGGCGCTCTCGGCGCATCGCGAAGCGACGGTCGCCACGCTCGGCTCGGTGGGCATCCTCCGGGCCAGTCCCATCCAGCTCATCACCTCGGGTGCGATCATCCCCGTCTGGATCCGCAACGACCTGCCCTACCCGGTCAACGTCACCCTGCTGGCCGCGCCCGACGACCTGCGACTGGAAGTGCAGGAGAGCACCCAGGTCGTCGCCCAGCCGCAGAGCAACACGCGAGTCGAGGTGCCCGTGCAGGCGCAGATCGGCAGCGGCGACGTCACGATCGCGCTCGAGCTGCGCAGCCCCACCGGGGTTCGGATCGGTGAGCCGCAGGTGCGGGAGGTCCACGTGCGCGCGGACTGGGAGGGCATCGGACTCGTCATCCTCGCGGTCCTCGCGGTCGGTTTCGTCCTCCTCGGCGTGGTGCGCACCATCCTCCGTCGCCGCCGCGCCAGGGCGGAGGCGGGGCCCGAGGCGCAGACCCACGCCGACGCCGAGGCGGGGCCCGAGGCGCAGACGCACGCCGACACCGAGGCGGGGCCCGGGACGCACGCCGACGCCCATCCCGGGCCGGAGCCGGGGGCCGACGCCGACACCGAGACCCGGCGGGACGCCGAGCGCGGGACCGTCGAGGAGGAGAAGTCGTGA
- a CDS encoding methyltransferase, with protein MPSPPLPQPEPALCLALAADLRAARFHGEDVRAAWGELADDAIARGLRRPAERALADRDDPIAVLARLLVLGMPQSLSQVESALPRTTAAGLVALGLAEVSADGIRPLAVVRPQPYVDDTGEGGWWVASDLDEAALGGPLPEDHVLGVGGASLTLAGLQLPTPARRGLDVGTGCGIQALRARRNVAEVVATDISERALRFTRLNALLNSVDGIEPRRGSMFSPVAGEQFDRIASNPPFVITPRAEGVPEYEYRDGGMIGDDLVAEFVRSVGSHLTPGGVAQLLGNWETRPGAVGLDRVRDWVAQSPVPLDAWVVERETLDPLSYAELWIRDGGTLPGSPEFGRLIDAWLEDFAGRHVEGVGFGYILLRRPMAGGPTLARYERVGTPPSGAPLGPHLAEALSAHDRLTALADGDLEASVLTVAPDVSEARHHLPGSESPSVIELRQGGGFGRVIEVDPALAALVGACDGDLAVGPLVAAIAELLEVDGAALREDLLPRIRELIFTGFLRFS; from the coding sequence ATGCCGTCGCCGCCCCTGCCGCAACCCGAGCCGGCTCTCTGCCTCGCGCTCGCCGCGGACCTGCGCGCGGCGCGCTTCCACGGGGAGGACGTCCGTGCGGCGTGGGGCGAACTCGCCGACGACGCGATCGCGCGCGGGCTGCGTCGACCCGCGGAGCGCGCGCTGGCCGATCGTGACGACCCGATCGCCGTGCTCGCGCGGCTGCTCGTGCTCGGGATGCCGCAGTCGCTGTCTCAGGTGGAGTCGGCGCTCCCGCGCACGACGGCGGCGGGGCTGGTGGCGCTCGGCCTCGCCGAGGTGTCCGCCGACGGCATCCGTCCCCTCGCGGTGGTGCGCCCCCAGCCCTATGTCGACGACACCGGAGAGGGCGGCTGGTGGGTGGCCAGCGACCTCGACGAGGCGGCGCTGGGCGGACCTCTTCCGGAGGATCACGTGCTCGGCGTCGGAGGTGCCTCGCTCACCCTCGCCGGGCTGCAGCTTCCCACCCCGGCGCGCCGCGGGCTCGACGTCGGCACCGGCTGCGGCATCCAGGCTCTCCGCGCCCGGCGGAACGTCGCCGAGGTCGTCGCGACGGACATCTCCGAGCGCGCGCTACGGTTCACGCGGCTCAACGCGCTACTGAATTCCGTCGACGGCATAGAGCCTCGACGGGGCAGCATGTTCAGCCCCGTGGCGGGCGAGCAGTTCGATCGGATCGCCTCCAATCCGCCCTTCGTGATCACGCCTCGAGCGGAAGGAGTGCCCGAGTACGAATATCGCGACGGCGGAATGATCGGCGATGACCTCGTGGCGGAGTTCGTACGGAGCGTGGGGTCCCACCTGACTCCGGGGGGCGTCGCGCAGCTCCTCGGCAACTGGGAGACGCGCCCCGGCGCCGTCGGTCTCGACAGGGTGCGGGACTGGGTGGCGCAGTCGCCGGTGCCGCTGGACGCGTGGGTGGTCGAGCGCGAGACACTGGACCCGCTCTCGTACGCGGAGCTGTGGATCCGCGACGGCGGCACCCTCCCCGGCAGCCCGGAGTTCGGCCGCCTGATCGACGCCTGGCTCGAGGACTTCGCCGGCCGGCATGTCGAGGGCGTCGGATTCGGCTACATCCTCCTACGCCGGCCCATGGCGGGCGGCCCCACTCTCGCGCGCTACGAGCGCGTCGGCACGCCGCCCTCCGGCGCGCCGCTCGGCCCGCATCTCGCCGAGGCGCTCTCCGCCCACGACCGGCTCACGGCGCTTGCCGACGGCGACCTGGAGGCCTCCGTCCTGACCGTCGCGCCCGACGTCAGCGAAGCGCGGCACCACCTGCCCGGATCGGAGTCCCCGAGCGTCATCGAACTCCGGCAGGGCGGCGGATTCGGCCGCGTCATCGAGGTCGACCCCGCGCTGGCGGCGCTCGTCGGGGCATGCGACGGCGACCTGGCGGTGGGTCCTCTCGTCGCGGCGATCGCGGAGCTGCTCGAGGTCGATGGGGCAGCGCTGCGGGAAGATCTGCTCCCGCGGATCCGCGAGCTGATCTTCACGGGATTCCTGCGATTCTCCTGA
- a CDS encoding CCA tRNA nucleotidyltransferase, whose amino-acid sequence MLNMAEGVQRLGALAESPVVSKLARAFADAGRELAIVGGPVRDALLGREVNDLDFTTDARPDDILAIVTPISSARWDVGRDFGTIGARISGEQVEITTYRADSYDGLTRKPTVEFGDTLEQDLVRRDFTVNSMALRVPARTLVDPTGGVEDLLAARLRTPSDPAVSFGDDPLRMLRAARFSAQLGFDVDAATEAAIGELRDTLSIVSPERIQSELVRLLQTDDPVRGIRLLVETGLADVFLPEVPALRLEVDEHHHHKDVYEHSLTVLRQAIALEKEREPDAAPDVPLRLAALLHDIGKPSTRRLEPGGGVTFHHHDVRGARMARKRLQALRFDSDTMGVVSRLIELHLRFFGYAEGAWTDSAVRRYVRDAGAELERLHILTRADVTTRNRRKAARLAAAYDDIERRIDELAAQEELDAMRPELDGNRIQQVLGIRPGREVGEAYRFLLDIRLDEGLIGPEEAERRLKDWWAARA is encoded by the coding sequence ATGCTCAACATGGCCGAGGGCGTGCAGCGCCTCGGCGCGCTCGCGGAGTCCCCCGTCGTCTCGAAGCTCGCTCGCGCGTTCGCCGACGCCGGCCGGGAGCTCGCGATCGTCGGCGGACCGGTCCGCGACGCGCTGCTGGGCCGGGAGGTGAACGACCTCGACTTCACGACGGACGCCCGGCCCGACGACATCCTCGCCATCGTCACCCCCATCAGCTCGGCGCGCTGGGATGTCGGGCGCGACTTCGGCACGATCGGCGCCCGCATCTCGGGCGAGCAGGTCGAGATCACGACGTACCGCGCCGACAGCTACGACGGGCTCACGCGCAAGCCCACGGTCGAGTTCGGCGACACGCTCGAGCAGGACCTCGTCCGCCGCGACTTCACGGTGAATTCGATGGCGCTCCGGGTCCCGGCCCGCACGCTCGTCGACCCCACGGGCGGGGTCGAAGACCTGCTGGCCGCCCGACTCCGAACGCCGTCGGATCCCGCGGTGAGCTTCGGCGACGATCCCCTGCGCATGCTCCGCGCAGCGCGCTTCTCGGCGCAACTCGGCTTCGACGTCGACGCCGCCACCGAGGCCGCGATCGGGGAGCTGCGCGACACCCTGTCGATCGTCAGCCCCGAGCGCATCCAGAGCGAGCTCGTGCGCCTGCTTCAGACCGACGACCCCGTGCGCGGCATCCGCCTCCTCGTCGAGACGGGTCTCGCCGACGTGTTCCTCCCCGAGGTCCCGGCGCTGCGCCTGGAGGTCGACGAGCACCACCACCACAAGGACGTCTACGAGCACTCGCTGACCGTGCTGCGGCAGGCGATCGCGCTCGAGAAGGAGAGGGAGCCGGATGCCGCGCCCGACGTGCCGCTGCGGCTCGCCGCCCTCCTCCACGACATCGGCAAGCCGTCGACCCGCCGCTTGGAGCCCGGCGGCGGGGTGACGTTCCACCACCATGACGTCCGCGGTGCGCGGATGGCCAGGAAGCGCCTGCAGGCGCTGCGCTTCGACTCCGACACGATGGGCGTCGTCTCGCGGCTCATCGAGCTGCACCTGCGCTTCTTCGGGTACGCCGAGGGGGCGTGGACCGACTCGGCCGTGCGTCGCTACGTGCGGGATGCCGGCGCCGAGCTCGAGCGGCTGCACATCCTCACCCGGGCCGACGTCACGACGCGCAACCGGCGCAAGGCCGCGCGGCTCGCCGCGGCCTACGACGACATCGAACGGCGCATCGACGAGCTCGCGGCGCAGGAGGAGCTCGACGCGATGCGCCCCGAGCTCGACGGGAACCGCATCCAGCAGGTGCTCGGCATCCGTCCCGGCCGCGAGGTCGGTGAGGCGTACCGCTTCCTCCTGGACATCCGGCTCGACGAGGGGCTGATCGGCCCCGAAGAGGCCGAGCGGCGGCTCAAGGACTGGTGGGCCGCGCGCGCCTGA